A region from the uncultured Bacteroides sp. genome encodes:
- a CDS encoding IPT/TIG domain-containing protein has product MKATKYLIYAVMVVAAPLLGGCGSNDEFDFSKNYDIPWVVSTITSVSPLEGVPGTSVTIGGENLGADFVPGTGIKFGTEICTIVSQTATSVTVTVPNLASAEAVEISVTNLHNRKFVFESKFTPVLE; this is encoded by the coding sequence ATGAAAGCAACAAAATATCTGATATATGCCGTTATGGTAGTTGCAGCACCGTTGTTAGGCGGATGCGGCAGCAATGACGAGTTTGATTTCTCTAAAAATTATGACATTCCTTGGGTAGTGTCCACAATAACGAGCGTATCTCCGCTTGAAGGTGTCCCCGGCACGAGTGTAACCATCGGAGGCGAAAATTTGGGTGCTGATTTTGTGCCGGGCACCGGCATCAAGTTTGGTACGGAGATATGCACTATTGTGTCTCAAACCGCTACGAGCGTGACGGTTACCGTTCCCAACCTTGCTTCTGCAGAAGCGGTAGAGATTTCTGTGACGAACTTGCATAACCGTAAATTTGTCTTCGAGAGCAAATTCACGCCTGTACTGGAATAA
- a CDS encoding glycosyl hydrolase → MRKKYISILFMLFAVGLSAQTWQPADPEASPEAKQLFARLLNIQSKGIMYGHQDDLMTGHTHWFEPDRSDTKETVGDYSAVAGFELGEVELGGKFSLDSVSFFNIADRVRWFYKQGGIITVSWHCVNPITSQWPGIKEPNGAGSAWEVEMLSAKDLNAVKSVLPGGCNHAMFNQWLERLARNFLMWRDEKGALIPFIFRPYHEHSGNFFWWGTERCYAEEYAALWRYTVNYLRSKGLHNILYAYNTDKVFSAEEYLSGYPGDSYIDLISFDWYGQGEEFNKNVDKALTFTTQIAEKKHKLHALSECGPISADLQEILAKYKSSYLLTWRHAPARGGMVFTPPTAEQLAKMPADARAAYENWLKQPKHEDLLKIMKADKHYLFLKDIQNIK, encoded by the coding sequence ATGAGAAAAAAATATATAAGCATCTTGTTCATGCTGTTTGCCGTCGGATTGTCGGCACAGACATGGCAACCGGCCGACCCCGAGGCGTCTCCGGAGGCCAAGCAACTCTTTGCACGGTTGCTCAACATTCAGTCTAAAGGAATCATGTACGGCCATCAGGACGACCTCATGACCGGACATACGCATTGGTTCGAGCCTGATCGTTCGGACACCAAGGAAACCGTAGGCGACTATTCCGCCGTGGCCGGTTTTGAACTCGGTGAAGTAGAATTGGGTGGCAAGTTCAGTCTCGACTCTGTCTCTTTCTTCAACATTGCCGACCGCGTACGCTGGTTTTACAAGCAAGGCGGCATCATCACCGTCAGCTGGCATTGCGTCAACCCGATCACTTCGCAATGGCCGGGCATCAAGGAACCGAACGGAGCTGGTTCCGCCTGGGAAGTGGAAATGCTCTCCGCTAAAGATCTAAACGCCGTAAAGAGCGTATTGCCCGGAGGATGCAACCATGCCATGTTCAACCAGTGGCTGGAACGGCTGGCCAGGAACTTCCTGATGTGGCGCGACGAGAAAGGGGCACTCATCCCATTCATCTTTCGCCCCTATCACGAACATTCAGGCAATTTTTTCTGGTGGGGAACCGAGCGTTGCTATGCCGAAGAATATGCCGCACTCTGGCGTTATACGGTGAATTACTTGCGTAGTAAAGGGTTGCATAACATCCTTTACGCATACAATACGGACAAAGTCTTCTCTGCCGAAGAATATTTGAGCGGATATCCCGGTGACAGTTATATCGACCTTATTTCCTTTGACTGGTACGGACAAGGTGAGGAATTTAACAAGAACGTGGACAAGGCATTAACGTTCACTACTCAGATTGCGGAAAAGAAACACAAACTGCATGCATTGAGCGAATGTGGACCTATTAGTGCGGATCTGCAGGAGATACTTGCCAAATATAAGTCATCGTATTTGCTCACTTGGCGTCATGCTCCGGCCCGCGGAGGGATGGTCTTTACTCCGCCCACTGCAGAGCAACTTGCAAAAATGCCAGCCGATGCCCGTGCGGCTTACGAAAACTGGTTGAAACAGCCGAAGCATGAAGATCTTCTGAAGATAATGAAGGCTGATAAGCATTATCTATTCTTGAAAGACATCCAGAATATTAAATAA
- a CDS encoding RagB/SusD family nutrient uptake outer membrane protein, whose translation MKFNIGKKAHVYAVLLLSVFLAAGCNDFLNEVEPQGQESSTVFMQNQNNAELAIIGLYNLLTFGSGNGPDGDWVDNHFDCYFGSMMSDDSEKGSQPSDNPNGLTQLTMYQLTPSLLLNKFFYIHGFWGVSRANFILDNVTNANFDENIKKRMLGEAHFFRAYYYYYLLQHYGGMPIFRSSVTASDFGSVPRASYTETMQFIIDEFKEAEQLLPNKEDYGPSDAGRASKGAARGMMARAMLYRLGTDPECSDTWQDLYDLTNTIISSGSYQLMPNYATLFEEITDGNYREESLFEYTGKDGWMNSGLVLPWYFEGNRGVGAGWGFNQPTQDLVDAFDKTDPRLSCTVYGIGYNNGILYGSPSPFPDRSGQMMTNYYNRKAATYPGASGMDALLNGTSKAVFVIRYADVLLMHAEAAYYLNKESEARQMVNMVRTRARNSSYSQGFMVGDPRTFTMPAATPNVPDIDESITGQALLEAIWHERRLELGMENIRTYDLIRTDRLFDRVSKVKDQYRTGGAGPVNTHNGADMEIRIGGIGSNIQNYCLKVNIPGVGGGERYLPLLAIPDTEITYWNIEPNQNN comes from the coding sequence ATGAAGTTCAATATAGGAAAGAAAGCGCATGTATATGCCGTTTTACTGTTGTCTGTTTTTTTAGCTGCCGGTTGCAATGATTTCCTGAATGAAGTCGAGCCACAGGGGCAGGAATCAAGCACTGTGTTCATGCAGAACCAGAATAATGCAGAACTGGCCATCATCGGGCTTTACAATCTGCTGACATTCGGTAGCGGGAATGGGCCTGACGGTGACTGGGTAGATAATCATTTTGACTGCTATTTCGGCAGCATGATGTCTGACGATTCGGAGAAAGGGAGCCAGCCTAGCGATAACCCCAACGGATTGACGCAGCTCACTATGTATCAGCTCACCCCCTCTCTCCTCCTTAACAAGTTTTTTTACATACATGGATTCTGGGGCGTTTCACGGGCTAATTTCATTTTGGACAATGTGACAAACGCCAATTTCGATGAAAATATAAAGAAACGCATGTTGGGCGAAGCCCACTTCTTCCGTGCTTACTATTATTATTACTTGTTGCAGCATTATGGTGGCATGCCTATCTTTCGTTCGTCGGTTACTGCTTCTGATTTCGGTTCAGTGCCTCGTGCATCTTATACGGAGACCATGCAGTTCATTATTGACGAATTTAAAGAAGCCGAACAATTGCTCCCCAATAAGGAAGATTACGGGCCGAGCGATGCGGGGCGTGCCTCTAAAGGTGCAGCACGCGGAATGATGGCTCGCGCCATGCTGTACCGTCTGGGCACTGACCCCGAATGTTCGGATACCTGGCAGGATTTGTACGACTTGACGAATACCATTATTTCTTCGGGAAGTTATCAGTTGATGCCTAATTATGCTACGCTGTTTGAAGAGATTACAGATGGGAATTATCGCGAGGAATCGCTGTTTGAATATACTGGCAAGGACGGCTGGATGAACTCCGGCTTGGTGTTGCCTTGGTATTTTGAAGGGAACAGAGGCGTCGGAGCCGGTTGGGGTTTCAACCAGCCTACGCAGGATTTGGTGGATGCTTTCGATAAAACAGATCCGCGCTTGAGTTGTACGGTTTACGGCATAGGCTACAATAATGGAATATTGTACGGTTCACCCTCACCGTTCCCAGACAGATCGGGTCAGATGATGACCAACTATTACAATAGGAAAGCGGCGACCTATCCAGGTGCGTCCGGTATGGATGCTTTGCTGAATGGAACTTCAAAAGCTGTATTCGTCATACGTTATGCCGACGTATTGCTGATGCATGCCGAAGCGGCTTACTATCTGAATAAAGAGAGCGAAGCGCGGCAGATGGTAAACATGGTACGCACCCGTGCCCGGAACTCTTCTTATAGCCAAGGTTTCATGGTGGGCGATCCGAGAACATTTACCATGCCTGCCGCTACACCCAACGTGCCTGATATTGACGAGTCCATCACCGGGCAGGCATTACTCGAAGCAATATGGCATGAACGCCGTCTAGAACTGGGCATGGAGAATATTCGCACCTACGACCTGATCCGTACCGATAGGTTGTTTGACCGCGTGAGCAAGGTGAAAGACCAATATCGTACAGGTGGTGCAGGACCGGTCAATACGCACAATGGCGCCGATATGGAAATTCGCATAGGGGGCATCGGCAGCAATATTCAAAATTATTGTCTGAAAGTGAACATACCGGGTGTTGGTGGAGGCGAACGTTATCTTCCACTGTTAGCCATACCTGATACGGAAATCACTTACTGGAATATTGAACCTAATCAAAACAATTAA
- a CDS encoding discoidin domain-containing protein, translated as MKIEKMLVFAASGLLLAGCGASGKYSRGLGVYPGNPDETFTPELVGDNDTYRNVAALKSAYHSSSYDYNLTAQLVTDGIVSSEAPATINVSTQNGDLQKNEREWLFDGKTDSKYIVEGDDIYLQFDFNNMELDADKIVLRGDVVVDDRKPKGYEMAVFASADGKNWEKLDAVKGNGYAGADLPSMRGFFALPVGAKAPKAEPNPSPVVFKYDYKPAPADAPSSMSFGNMRIGRPIVYEVALKDSKAYKSYKFVFKMAAAKDWAFNTLDFYKNGELLSVLPSTRFNSVWESATAGEEWLYVDLGAPAKYDKINLYWINKAVKGTVQSSDDAQTWTNIASLPGGTGKEDVIILDKEVKSRYVRLLLTESESGRPYQLSELEVFGKGGLVVRPKQAPAEADNRQFLSGGNWKLQRASLVNGTGEAISMPSYKDESWIPATVPGTVLASYINIGAVPDPNFADNQLQISESFFLSDFWYRNEFTVANPAKYVFLNFDGINWKANVFLNGQQIGRIDGAFMRGKFDVSKQILKGKNVIAVQIIKNVHSGAIKEQTAYSTDQNGGILGADNPTFHATIGWDWIPTVRGRDIGIWNDVFLTYNGDVTIEDPFVRTELPLPDTTSANVFVELTLKNHSDRQVDGVLKGAYGKAAFEQAVSLAAGEERLLKLDAAGTPALHLEHPKLWWPKGYGEQYLYDVSFSFEVDGKVTDKTVFKSGVRQMTYDENVYKPSGGMSFGFFGQSEPRRLSIYINGRRFVGFGGNWGFSESNLNYRKREYDIAVAYHADMNFTMIRNWVGQIGDEEFYEACDRYGVMVWQDFWLANPMDGPNPYYVDMFNANAKDYVKRIRNHPSIAIYVGRNEGNPPAEIDNYLRKLIPQEHPGLYYISNSAMGIVSGGGPYKVLTPKSYFQSYGHDKFHSERGMPNVMNYESMLLAFGPDKINPVNTVETPNSVYGLHDYTLGGTRGASAQATATFNDMIEKAFGRPKDAEQFAEWAQWINYDGYRAIFEGRSEHRRGMLLWMSHPAWPSMVWQTYDYYFNPTAAYFGCKKACEPIHIQWNPLRDDVEVVNYHAFDHTGLTAKARIFNQDGTLQWEHETALDIKEDQTVACFPLKLPKTLSDTYFIKLTLTDSKGQLLSENFYWRGKEEGNYKSLLQLPKVSVDKKVTAKKVDREWHLTAMLKNDTQTPAVMIRLKVTGKKTGKMLLPVFYSDNYFSLMPGEKKDISIKLSDFDTQGEEPELVVSGFNL; from the coding sequence ATGAAAATAGAAAAAATGCTTGTATTTGCTGCATCCGGCCTCTTGCTGGCCGGGTGCGGCGCGTCTGGAAAATATTCGCGCGGTTTGGGCGTTTATCCCGGAAATCCCGATGAAACGTTTACACCGGAGTTGGTGGGGGACAATGACACGTATCGGAACGTGGCAGCCCTTAAATCCGCTTATCACTCGTCGAGCTACGATTATAACCTTACGGCACAATTGGTGACAGACGGTATCGTTAGCAGTGAAGCACCCGCTACTATTAATGTGTCTACCCAAAACGGTGACTTGCAAAAGAACGAACGCGAATGGTTGTTCGACGGCAAGACTGACTCCAAGTACATCGTTGAAGGTGACGACATTTATCTGCAATTTGACTTTAACAACATGGAGTTAGATGCAGACAAGATCGTGTTGCGCGGTGACGTGGTAGTCGATGATCGAAAACCCAAGGGTTATGAAATGGCGGTATTCGCATCTGCCGACGGCAAGAATTGGGAAAAACTGGACGCAGTGAAAGGCAACGGCTATGCCGGAGCGGATCTCCCGTCCATGCGGGGCTTTTTTGCTCTTCCTGTCGGTGCCAAAGCACCAAAGGCGGAACCGAATCCCTCACCTGTGGTGTTCAAATACGATTACAAGCCCGCTCCCGCCGATGCCCCTTCCTCGATGTCATTTGGCAATATGCGCATAGGTCGTCCCATCGTTTATGAAGTGGCATTGAAAGATTCCAAAGCTTATAAATCGTATAAGTTTGTGTTCAAGATGGCGGCTGCCAAGGATTGGGCGTTCAATACGCTGGACTTCTACAAAAACGGTGAATTGCTGTCTGTGCTTCCGTCCACTCGTTTCAACAGCGTATGGGAGAGTGCAACCGCAGGAGAAGAATGGCTGTATGTAGATTTAGGTGCACCTGCCAAGTATGACAAAATCAATCTTTATTGGATTAACAAAGCTGTGAAAGGCACGGTGCAGTCGTCTGACGATGCGCAGACTTGGACTAACATAGCTTCTTTGCCCGGAGGAACCGGTAAAGAGGATGTTATAATTCTCGACAAGGAGGTGAAGAGCCGTTACGTCCGCTTGCTGTTGACTGAATCTGAATCGGGTCGGCCTTATCAATTGAGCGAGTTGGAAGTATTCGGCAAAGGGGGATTGGTGGTACGTCCGAAGCAGGCACCTGCCGAAGCGGACAATCGGCAATTCCTGAGCGGCGGCAATTGGAAATTGCAACGTGCATCGTTGGTGAACGGCACAGGTGAAGCTATCTCTATGCCCAGTTATAAGGATGAGAGTTGGATACCTGCTACAGTGCCCGGTACGGTGCTGGCAAGCTACATCAATATAGGTGCAGTGCCCGACCCAAACTTTGCTGATAACCAGTTGCAAATTTCCGAATCGTTTTTTCTCTCCGATTTCTGGTATCGCAACGAGTTCACTGTCGCCAATCCAGCTAAGTACGTATTCCTTAATTTCGACGGCATCAACTGGAAAGCCAATGTATTCTTGAACGGACAGCAGATAGGACGGATAGACGGTGCGTTCATGCGCGGCAAGTTTGATGTGTCCAAACAGATTCTGAAAGGCAAAAATGTGATAGCCGTACAAATCATTAAGAATGTTCATTCCGGTGCGATCAAGGAGCAGACGGCTTACAGCACCGACCAAAACGGAGGTATTCTGGGGGCGGACAATCCGACTTTCCACGCTACCATCGGCTGGGACTGGATTCCTACCGTCCGTGGACGTGACATAGGCATCTGGAACGATGTATTCCTGACATACAATGGAGATGTCACCATAGAGGATCCTTTCGTTCGCACGGAACTTCCGTTGCCCGATACTACTTCGGCTAATGTGTTTGTGGAACTAACGTTGAAAAATCATTCGGACCGTCAGGTGGATGGTGTATTAAAGGGTGCATACGGGAAAGCTGCTTTTGAACAGGCTGTCAGCTTGGCCGCAGGTGAAGAACGGCTGTTGAAGCTTGACGCCGCCGGTACACCGGCACTTCATTTGGAGCATCCGAAGCTTTGGTGGCCGAAAGGTTATGGAGAACAATATCTGTATGATGTCAGCTTCAGTTTTGAGGTGGACGGCAAGGTGACGGACAAGACGGTCTTCAAGTCGGGCGTGCGCCAGATGACTTATGATGAAAACGTCTATAAACCGAGTGGAGGAATGTCTTTTGGCTTTTTCGGACAAAGCGAGCCGCGTCGTTTGAGCATTTATATCAATGGCCGCCGTTTCGTAGGCTTCGGCGGCAACTGGGGCTTTAGTGAATCAAACCTCAATTACCGCAAACGTGAATACGACATAGCCGTGGCCTATCATGCTGACATGAACTTTACCATGATTCGGAATTGGGTAGGGCAGATTGGTGACGAAGAATTTTATGAGGCATGCGACCGCTACGGCGTAATGGTTTGGCAGGATTTCTGGCTTGCCAACCCTATGGACGGTCCCAATCCTTACTACGTGGATATGTTCAACGCCAATGCCAAGGACTATGTGAAACGCATCCGGAACCATCCGTCTATCGCTATTTACGTGGGCCGCAACGAAGGCAATCCGCCTGCTGAAATAGATAATTATTTGCGTAAATTGATACCGCAAGAACATCCGGGACTGTACTATATATCTAACTCGGCTATGGGAATCGTGAGCGGAGGTGGGCCGTATAAGGTATTGACACCCAAATCATATTTCCAGTCTTATGGGCACGACAAGTTCCATAGCGAACGGGGTATGCCGAATGTGATGAACTACGAGAGCATGTTGCTTGCTTTCGGACCGGATAAAATCAATCCGGTTAATACGGTAGAAACGCCCAATTCGGTGTATGGCCTTCATGACTATACGTTGGGAGGGACAAGAGGGGCGTCCGCCCAAGCTACGGCAACTTTCAACGACATGATAGAAAAAGCGTTCGGCCGTCCGAAGGATGCGGAACAATTTGCGGAATGGGCGCAATGGATCAATTATGACGGCTATCGTGCCATCTTCGAGGGAAGAAGCGAGCACCGTCGCGGTATGTTGCTGTGGATGAGCCATCCGGCATGGCCTTCGATGGTATGGCAGACTTACGATTATTATTTTAACCCTACTGCCGCTTATTTCGGATGCAAGAAAGCTTGCGAACCTATCCATATCCAGTGGAATCCGTTGCGTGACGATGTAGAAGTGGTGAATTACCATGCATTCGACCACACGGGGTTGACTGCTAAAGCCCGGATCTTCAATCAAGACGGGACGTTGCAATGGGAACACGAAACGGCGTTGGATATCAAGGAAGACCAGACAGTGGCCTGCTTTCCGCTTAAGTTGCCGAAAACCCTGTCAGATACCTATTTCATCAAGCTGACTCTGACGGATAGCAAGGGACAACTGCTTTCCGAGAATTTCTATTGGAGAGGGAAAGAAGAGGGCAACTATAAGTCGCTGCTTCAGCTTCCGAAAGTGTCTGTTGACAAGAAGGTGACAGCCAAAAAGGTCGATAGGGAATGGCATCTGACAGCAATGCTGAAAAACGATACGCAGACTCCTGCGGTAATGATCCGTTTGAAAGTGACTGGCAAGAAAACGGGCAAGATGTTGCTTCCTGTATTTTACTCGGACAACTATTTCTCGCTGATGCCCGGTGAAAAAAAGGATATCAGCATTAAGCTTTCTGACTTCGACACGCAGGGCGAAGAGCCGGAGTTGGTGGTATCGGGATTCAATTTATAA